The following proteins are co-located in the Actinomycetota bacterium genome:
- a CDS encoding SCP2 sterol-binding domain-containing protein translates to MSVFPSKEWMDEYVELINASKDYEEAAATWEGDLSYVFEAEPDKGVPNDVWAWIDLWHGKCRGAKYDVGQEEGEKAKFIIRAPYSRWKEVILKELDPLKGMMQGKLKLKGDLPTIVRYVKATNVLVDLAASLSPQFVDEA, encoded by the coding sequence ATGAGCGTCTTCCCAAGCAAGGAGTGGATGGACGAGTACGTCGAACTCATCAACGCGTCCAAGGACTACGAGGAGGCCGCCGCCACGTGGGAGGGCGACCTGTCGTACGTCTTTGAGGCTGAACCCGACAAGGGCGTTCCCAACGACGTGTGGGCGTGGATCGACCTGTGGCACGGGAAGTGTCGGGGCGCGAAGTACGACGTCGGCCAGGAAGAAGGCGAGAAGGCGAAGTTCATCATTCGCGCGCCGTACTCCCGCTGGAAGGAAGTCATCCTCAAGGAACTCGACCCGCTCAAGGGCATGATGCAGGGCAAGCTCAAGCTCAAGGGAGACTTGCCGACGATCGTTCGTTACGTCAAGGCGACCAACGTATTGGTCGACCTTGCGGCGTCTCTTTCGCCGCAGTTTGTCGACGAGGCATAG
- a CDS encoding CPBP family intramembrane glutamic endopeptidase codes for MSARPCPNCGQPVSAWARYCVSCGGTLDLIDAGTAPTSEAGSSDRCAVPWRARAGIPIQVLALVVTALVGVPIAILVEDRDLVTMIGIVVNETALAGIVLLWVRALHRADYEVLGLRGFTRENVILGLKTAGFGLAAAYGAGIVVTQAIERVTGRPVEQPEQIPLQNAPGGWSLVLIALGVVILAPIAEEIFFRGFVYRALRRWAEPWPATFLSAAIFAVAHFIPLVMPPIFVLGILLARVVERRDSLVPAIFAHMVFNAVGFIFQFVLVSRA; via the coding sequence GTGAGCGCACGTCCGTGCCCGAACTGCGGGCAGCCGGTCTCCGCCTGGGCACGATACTGCGTCAGTTGTGGGGGCACTCTCGACCTCATCGACGCAGGAACCGCGCCCACGAGTGAGGCTGGGTCGAGCGATCGATGCGCGGTGCCCTGGCGCGCGCGCGCGGGGATCCCCATTCAGGTCCTTGCGCTCGTGGTCACTGCGCTCGTAGGTGTGCCGATTGCCATCCTGGTCGAAGATCGGGATCTCGTCACGATGATCGGGATCGTCGTGAACGAAACGGCATTGGCCGGCATTGTTCTGCTGTGGGTGCGGGCGCTTCATCGAGCCGACTATGAAGTGCTGGGCTTGCGGGGATTCACTCGTGAGAACGTCATCCTGGGACTCAAGACCGCCGGTTTTGGATTGGCCGCGGCTTACGGCGCCGGCATCGTTGTGACTCAAGCAATTGAGCGCGTTACGGGACGTCCGGTCGAGCAGCCCGAACAGATTCCCTTGCAGAATGCGCCGGGTGGGTGGAGTCTTGTCTTGATCGCCCTGGGTGTCGTGATCCTGGCGCCCATCGCTGAGGAGATCTTCTTCAGGGGGTTCGTCTATCGAGCGCTGAGGCGCTGGGCGGAGCCGTGGCCTGCGACCTTTCTGTCGGCTGCGATCTTCGCGGTAGCGCACTTCATCCCGCTGGTCATGCCTCCGATATTCGTCCTTGGGATCTTGCTTGCACGTGTGGTTGAGCGACGGGATAGCCTCGTGCCGGCGATCTTTGCGCACATGGTGTTCAACGCAGTGGGGTTCATCTTTCAGTTCGTTCTCGTCTCGCGCGCTTGA
- the atpD gene encoding F0F1 ATP synthase subunit beta produces MAMTEQAATQAQKRAEGRVVQIVGPVVDVEFPPEHLPEINTALEIEREVGEGRATIIAEVSQHVGHATVRAICMQPTDGLRRGATAINTGAPITVPVGNATLGHVWNVVGRPLDSDPTTVEITERWPIHRDPPPFNELEPKLEMFETGIKVIDLIEPYVKGGKIGMFGGAGVGKTVVIQEMIYRVARQHGGVSVFAGVGERTREGNDLWLEMKESGVLEKAALVFGQMDEPPGVRLRVALAGLTMAEYFRDVMRQDVLLFVDNIFRFTQAGSEVSTLLGRMPSAVGYQPTLAGEMGFLQERITSTKGRSITSMQAVYVPADDYTDPAPHTTFAHLDAITRLERSIVEKGIYPAVDPLTSSSRILDARYVGEDHYRVARTVQQILQKYKDLQDIIAILGIDELSEEDKLTVARARKVEKFFSQPFFVAEQFTGSPGKYVSVKDTIEAFDALSRGDLDHIPEPAFYMVGGVDEVLAKAREMGVEGA; encoded by the coding sequence ATGGCAATGACCGAGCAGGCGGCAACCCAGGCGCAGAAGCGTGCCGAGGGCAGGGTCGTGCAGATCGTCGGCCCGGTGGTCGACGTCGAGTTCCCCCCCGAGCACCTCCCGGAGATCAACACTGCACTCGAAATTGAGCGCGAGGTGGGGGAAGGGCGCGCAACGATCATCGCCGAGGTTTCTCAGCACGTCGGCCACGCGACCGTGCGCGCGATCTGCATGCAGCCGACCGACGGCCTTCGCCGCGGAGCAACAGCGATCAACACCGGCGCGCCGATCACCGTTCCGGTCGGCAACGCAACCCTCGGGCACGTGTGGAACGTCGTCGGGCGTCCCCTGGATTCCGACCCGACCACCGTCGAGATCACCGAGCGCTGGCCGATCCACCGGGACCCGCCGCCGTTCAACGAACTGGAGCCGAAGCTCGAGATGTTCGAGACCGGCATCAAGGTCATCGACCTCATCGAGCCGTACGTCAAGGGTGGAAAGATTGGGATGTTCGGCGGCGCCGGAGTCGGCAAGACCGTTGTCATCCAGGAGATGATCTACCGCGTCGCGCGCCAGCACGGTGGTGTGTCGGTGTTCGCCGGCGTCGGCGAGCGCACTCGCGAGGGCAACGACCTGTGGCTCGAAATGAAGGAGTCCGGCGTTCTCGAGAAGGCGGCGCTTGTCTTCGGTCAGATGGACGAGCCGCCCGGCGTGCGTCTTCGCGTCGCGCTTGCGGGTCTGACCATGGCCGAGTACTTCCGCGACGTCATGCGCCAGGATGTGCTGCTGTTCGTGGACAACATCTTCCGCTTCACGCAGGCAGGCTCCGAGGTCTCCACGTTGCTCGGCCGCATGCCGTCGGCGGTCGGCTACCAGCCGACGCTTGCCGGCGAGATGGGCTTCTTGCAAGAGCGCATCACCTCGACCAAGGGCCGCTCGATCACTTCCATGCAGGCCGTCTATGTTCCCGCCGACGACTACACGGACCCGGCGCCGCACACGACCTTCGCTCACCTCGACGCAATCACGCGTCTGGAACGTTCGATCGTGGAGAAGGGGATCTATCCGGCGGTCGACCCGCTGACATCGTCGAGCCGAATCCTGGACGCGCGCTACGTCGGTGAGGACCACTACCGCGTCGCGCGAACCGTCCAGCAGATCCTGCAGAAGTACAAGGACTTGCAAGACATCATTGCGATCCTTGGTATCGACGAGTTGTCGGAAGAGGACAAGCTCACCGTCGCGCGCGCGCGCAAGGTTGAGAAGTTCTTCTCGCAGCCGTTCTTCGTCGCCGAGCAGTTCACCGGCTCGCCGGGCAAGTACGTTTCCGTGAAGGACACCATCGAGGCCTTCGACGCGTTGAGCCGGGGAGACCTGGACCACATTCCCGAGCCCGCCTTCTACATGGTGGGCGGGGTCGACGAGGTCCTGGCCAAGGCGCGCGAGATGGGTGTCGAGGGGGCCTAG
- the murA gene encoding UDP-N-acetylglucosamine 1-carboxyvinyltransferase, which translates to MNRYLISGGTPLRGAVGVGGAKNSALKLMAASLLCPGTTLLREVPDIADIGTMARLLERLGCTVGESAGTMEITVPAEPGHEAPYDLVRQMRASIVVLGPMLARLGRARVAMPGGCNIGSRKIDLHLKGLERMGATVGFDHGYLDASGDLHGADIALDWPSHGATENLVMAATLAKGTTVIENAARDPEIQDLAAFLVAMGSQISGAGTQTIVVDGVDELHPTAEHTVIPDRLEAGTFLIAAAVTGGDVTVRNARADHLEVVLAKLADAGAEVEVLPEGIRLAMHVRPRAVDFVTLPYPGFPTDLQPQMMVLCSVAEGTCIATENVFENRFMFVDELVRMGADIRTEGHHAVISGRPGLQAAPVRAPDIRAGAALVIAALAAEGTTEVTGLEYIDRGYEALETKLASLGAAIVRAPARDEVPDA; encoded by the coding sequence ATGAACCGCTACCTAATCTCGGGAGGGACTCCGCTGCGCGGCGCCGTCGGCGTGGGCGGAGCGAAGAACTCCGCACTCAAGCTGATGGCGGCTTCGCTGCTGTGCCCGGGGACGACGCTGCTGCGAGAGGTTCCGGACATCGCCGACATCGGCACGATGGCTCGACTGCTCGAGCGACTCGGATGCACGGTCGGTGAAAGCGCCGGCACGATGGAGATCACAGTTCCTGCGGAGCCGGGGCACGAGGCGCCGTACGACCTGGTTCGGCAAATGCGTGCGTCGATCGTGGTGTTGGGGCCGATGCTGGCGCGTTTGGGGCGCGCGCGTGTTGCGATGCCGGGCGGATGCAACATCGGTTCACGCAAGATCGATCTGCATCTCAAGGGCCTTGAACGCATGGGGGCGACGGTCGGCTTCGATCACGGGTATCTGGATGCGTCCGGCGATCTGCACGGCGCCGATATCGCCTTGGATTGGCCCTCGCACGGTGCGACCGAGAACCTCGTGATGGCGGCGACGCTGGCCAAGGGTACGACCGTGATCGAGAACGCCGCGCGCGACCCCGAGATCCAGGATCTGGCCGCGTTCTTGGTGGCGATGGGATCGCAGATCTCAGGCGCGGGGACGCAGACGATCGTGGTTGACGGAGTGGACGAGCTTCATCCCACGGCCGAGCACACCGTGATCCCCGACAGGCTCGAAGCCGGAACTTTCCTCATAGCGGCCGCGGTGACCGGAGGCGACGTCACCGTCCGTAATGCGCGCGCCGATCACTTGGAGGTCGTTTTGGCGAAGTTGGCCGACGCCGGCGCCGAGGTCGAAGTGCTTCCCGAAGGTATTCGCCTCGCGATGCACGTGCGTCCGCGCGCCGTTGACTTCGTCACGTTGCCCTACCCGGGGTTTCCCACGGACCTGCAACCCCAGATGATGGTCTTGTGCTCTGTCGCTGAGGGGACCTGTATCGCGACGGAGAATGTCTTCGAGAACCGGTTCATGTTCGTAGACGAACTCGTCCGGATGGGCGCCGACATTCGCACCGAAGGGCACCATGCCGTTATCAGTGGACGGCCTGGGTTGCAGGCCGCTCCGGTGCGCGCGCCCGACATTCGCGCCGGCGCAGCCCTGGTGATCGCGGCACTCGCCGCCGAAGGAACGACCGAGGTGACGGGGCTCGAATACATCGACCGGGGGTACGAGGCGCTCGAGACCAAGCTGGCGTCGCTGGGCGCCGCCATCGTGCGCGCGCCGGCGAGGGACGAAGTGCCTGATGCGTAG
- the atpC gene encoding ATP synthase F1 subunit epsilon has product MAGSLTIQVVTPEREVIVAEDATFVLAHGIEGDVGILPGRAPLLIALGVGALKIQRGDRTERMLVDGGFLQVKDDKVIVLAEYAILPSQADSAAVSAEIEELRRRLTSEAESAAVKRQLARAEALQQIIGVG; this is encoded by the coding sequence GTGGCAGGATCGCTGACCATCCAGGTCGTCACGCCGGAGCGAGAAGTCATCGTCGCCGAGGACGCCACGTTCGTGCTGGCGCACGGGATTGAAGGTGATGTTGGAATCCTTCCCGGCCGCGCTCCATTACTGATCGCGCTCGGCGTGGGAGCGCTCAAGATCCAGCGCGGTGACCGCACGGAGAGAATGCTCGTAGACGGTGGTTTCCTCCAGGTGAAGGACGACAAGGTGATCGTGCTCGCCGAGTACGCGATTCTGCCGTCCCAGGCGGATTCCGCGGCAGTCTCGGCCGAGATCGAGGAGTTGCGCCGCAGGCTGACGTCGGAGGCGGAATCGGCGGCCGTGAAGCGGCAGTTGGCGCGCGCCGAAGCTCTTCAGCAGATCATCGGGGTCGGTTAG